In the Bremerella alba genome, one interval contains:
- a CDS encoding peptidylprolyl isomerase, which translates to MKFPHLSSSAAVFGLAVCLGLFSAGCGSSDSADPPAVSINDPGSGTSDRTSHTVSTDIDGKSAARSDFRGEEFPEVILKTTQGDIHLKLDAKKAPATVDNFLTNYISTGHYDGTVFHYVQPDGMILGGLFDPSMNPRETKSEIQNEATNGLKNKRGTIAMSRDPSFIHSSTCQFFINGADNKAFDHIGTDDSSSFGYCVFGEVIEGMEVVDAISKVEVKSSDGFVNLPREPVKILSARRVK; encoded by the coding sequence ATGAAGTTCCCGCACTTATCATCGTCGGCAGCCGTTTTTGGCTTGGCCGTTTGTCTTGGCTTGTTTTCCGCTGGCTGTGGATCATCTGATTCGGCCGATCCACCGGCAGTCAGTATCAACGATCCTGGCTCTGGCACGTCGGATAGGACTTCGCACACCGTATCAACCGACATCGACGGCAAGTCCGCGGCACGCTCTGACTTTCGCGGAGAAGAGTTTCCGGAGGTCATCCTGAAAACGACCCAAGGGGACATTCATCTCAAGTTGGATGCCAAGAAGGCTCCGGCGACGGTCGACAATTTTCTAACGAACTATATCTCGACCGGGCACTATGACGGGACGGTCTTTCACTACGTGCAGCCCGACGGCATGATCCTGGGAGGCTTATTCGATCCCAGTATGAATCCTCGCGAAACCAAGAGCGAGATTCAAAACGAGGCCACCAATGGCCTCAAGAATAAGCGGGGCACCATCGCCATGTCGCGCGATCCCAGCTTCATCCACAGTTCGACGTGTCAGTTCTTCATTAACGGTGCCGACAACAAGGCGTTCGATCACATCGGAACCGACGATTCAAGCAGCTTCGGGTACTGCGTCTTCGGCGAAGTGATTGAGGGCATGGAGGTCGTCGACGCCATTTCCAAAGTGGAAGTTAAGTCGAGCGACGGATTCGTCAATTTGCCGCGCGAGCCGGTGAAGATTCTATCGGCCCGCCGCGTCAAATGA
- a CDS encoding glycosyltransferase family 2 protein: MKLSLVIPVYNEDESLDKLHEEICEVVTANNYDVEIIFIDDGSKDGSWQAISKLVEKDDRIRGLKFRRNFGKAAGLDAGFQEAQGDVIITMDADLQDDPQEIPRFLEQLDAGYDVVSGWKQVRHDPWHKVGPSRVFNWMVSTLTGVTLHDHNCGMKCYRGEIFDEVRLYGELHRFVPVLAAAHGWKVGEIVINHRARQFGHSKYGVRRFLKGFLDLTTVAFITGYGQRPQHLLGGIGLLFFSLGFIGLFGLSGWWIIDRLIGAEEPIELHKRAIFYYSIVSLLLGTQFVTVGLLAEIIRSAIAPQTKSYFISQKVGVRDEAN; this comes from the coding sequence ATGAAGCTGTCTCTGGTGATCCCCGTCTATAACGAAGACGAGAGTCTCGACAAACTGCACGAAGAAATCTGCGAAGTCGTCACGGCCAACAACTACGATGTCGAGATCATCTTCATCGACGACGGCTCGAAGGATGGATCGTGGCAGGCAATCTCGAAGCTGGTCGAGAAAGACGACCGCATTCGAGGGCTCAAGTTTCGCCGTAACTTCGGCAAAGCGGCCGGCTTGGATGCTGGTTTTCAGGAAGCCCAAGGGGATGTGATCATCACCATGGATGCCGATTTGCAGGACGATCCGCAAGAGATCCCGCGTTTCCTGGAACAACTAGACGCCGGCTACGACGTGGTCAGCGGCTGGAAGCAAGTTCGGCACGACCCATGGCATAAGGTCGGACCGTCGCGGGTCTTCAACTGGATGGTCAGCACGCTTACCGGTGTAACGCTGCACGACCACAACTGCGGTATGAAATGCTACCGCGGCGAGATCTTCGACGAGGTCCGCCTTTATGGCGAGCTGCATCGTTTTGTCCCGGTGCTGGCCGCGGCCCACGGTTGGAAGGTGGGAGAAATTGTGATCAATCACCGGGCCCGGCAGTTCGGCCACTCGAAGTACGGAGTGCGGCGGTTTCTCAAAGGGTTCCTCGATCTTACGACGGTCGCGTTCATTACCGGTTACGGGCAGCGGCCTCAGCACCTCTTGGGTGGCATTGGTTTGCTGTTCTTTTCCCTCGGTTTTATAGGACTGTTCGGGCTCTCTGGCTGGTGGATAATCGACCGACTGATCGGAGCCGAAGAGCCGATAGAGCTGCACAAGCGAGCGATCTTCTACTACTCGATTGTGTCGCTTTTGTTAGGGACACAGTTCGTCACCGTGGGTCTTTTGGCTGAAATCATTCGTTCGGCGATCGCTCCGCAGACCAAGTCGTACTTCATCTCGCAAAAGGTAGGCGTGCGTGACGAAGCCAACTAG
- a CDS encoding lysylphosphatidylglycerol synthase transmembrane domain-containing protein: MWKSRAMNAIQLVVMLLVAWGIWRNIEKAIDQVQQQNFSFEELRWPWIVIAGMLYLLGTLPMGLFWYRLMKAMKQQPRLFSAVRAYFIGHLGKYVPGKALVVVLRTSLVQGENLQRSVVATAVFAETLTMVAVGAVYGALLIAIWFSEQQLLLWTAVGIGLAASFVTLPPVFRAVVLFLKVSRINPEIEEKLAGLNYPTMAWGWGANIIGWTLLGGSLFATMASIPDADPQMAGGLTMFPLLAATVCLAMVVGFVTPIPGGMGVREYVIMEMMAPAFGPVVAVVSAVLLRVAWLLAEVALAIILYGIPAAEPTTDDATSESATAEESSATGPA; encoded by the coding sequence GTGTGGAAGTCCCGCGCGATGAATGCAATTCAGCTCGTGGTGATGCTTCTGGTTGCTTGGGGGATATGGCGAAATATAGAAAAAGCCATCGACCAAGTTCAGCAACAAAATTTTTCTTTTGAAGAACTTCGTTGGCCTTGGATTGTGATTGCTGGCATGCTGTACCTGCTGGGCACCCTGCCGATGGGGTTGTTCTGGTACCGCTTGATGAAAGCGATGAAGCAGCAGCCGCGTCTCTTTAGTGCGGTGCGAGCTTATTTTATTGGCCACCTGGGGAAGTACGTTCCGGGCAAGGCGTTGGTGGTCGTGCTGCGAACTTCCTTAGTTCAAGGCGAGAACCTCCAACGATCCGTGGTCGCCACGGCCGTCTTTGCCGAAACGTTGACCATGGTTGCTGTCGGTGCTGTCTACGGCGCCCTATTAATAGCGATCTGGTTTTCCGAGCAGCAACTGCTGTTATGGACGGCGGTTGGCATTGGTTTAGCCGCCAGCTTTGTGACGTTGCCTCCGGTGTTTCGCGCGGTGGTCTTGTTTTTGAAGGTCTCGCGAATCAACCCCGAGATTGAAGAGAAGCTGGCCGGATTGAATTACCCGACGATGGCCTGGGGCTGGGGAGCCAACATCATTGGTTGGACCTTGTTGGGGGGCAGTCTATTCGCCACGATGGCGAGTATTCCGGATGCCGATCCGCAGATGGCCGGTGGTTTAACGATGTTCCCGCTGTTGGCCGCCACCGTTTGCCTGGCGATGGTGGTCGGCTTTGTGACGCCCATTCCTGGTGGTATGGGCGTTCGTGAATATGTGATTATGGAAATGATGGCCCCGGCCTTTGGTCCGGTGGTCGCGGTGGTCTCGGCCGTGCTACTGCGGGTAGCGTGGCTTTTGGCAGAGGTCGCGTTGGCGATTATCCTATATGGAATTCCCGCCGCCGAACCTACCACGGACGACGCGACTTCGGAGTCTGCGACTGCCGAAGAAAGCTCGGCCACCGGTCCCGCCTAA